One part of the Musa acuminata AAA Group cultivar baxijiao chromosome BXJ1-5, Cavendish_Baxijiao_AAA, whole genome shotgun sequence genome encodes these proteins:
- the LOC135673284 gene encoding probable dolichyl pyrophosphate Man9GlcNAc2 alpha-1,3-glucosyltransferase — protein sequence MAQTRRTSGPPATAFVAAEVEEQPGAAPFPWSTMRLTPPTAAAVALFALLVRVLVSLGSYSGQGTPPMYGDYEAQRHWMEITLHTPAAEWYRNTTANDIAYWGLDYPPLTAYQSLAHALLINVSLPQSLALSSSRGFESHQSKLMMRWTVLSSDLLAFFPAAIYYVWVYFQRNVGGDGEERSAPWLLAMILLNPCLILVDHGHFQYNCISLGFTLGAIAAVLSQNDFAASALFSLAINHKQMSLYFAPAFFSHLLGKCLRRKNPIFEVMKLGLMVIGTFALVWWPYLYSIESVMEVLNRLAPFERGIFEDYVANFWCSTSVVIKWKRIFTIHSMKFLSLITTILAFLPSFVQQLKTPSDQGFLYSLLNNSFSFYLFSYQVHEKSILLPLLPASLLALQEPLLFGWLMHCALLSMYPLLRRDRLLLQHGAVLSLFGLIFFPPHGNHVTKADKLSTKEKALIALGLSCSIVLHLVYLCFQPPKKYPFLFEALIMFFCFSQFVAFTIYTNFKQWMLLDHSSWAVRVKKDL from the exons ATGGCGCAGACGAGGAGGACCAGTGGGCCGCCCGCGACGGCGTTTGTGGCGGCGGAAGTGGAGGAGCAGCCCGGTGCCGCACCCTTCCCCTGGTCGACGATGAGGCTGACGCCCCCCACGGCGGCAGCGGTGGCGCTCTTCGCCCTGCTGGTGCGCGTGCTCGTGTCCCTGGGCTCGTACTCGGGGCAAGGCACGCCGCCCATGTACGGGGACTACGAGGCGCAGCGGCACTGGATGGAGATCACCCTCCACACGCCCGCTGCCGAGTGGTACCGCAACACCACCGCCAACGACATCGCCTACTGGGGCCTCGACTACCCCCCGCTCACCGCCTACCAGAGCCTCGCTCACGCTCTCCTCATCAACGTCTCCCTCCCCCAGTCCCTCGCCCTCTCTTCATCCCGCGGTTTCGAGTCCCACCAATC GAAGCTGATGATGAGATGGACGGTGTTGTCGTCGGACTTGTTGGCATTCTTTCCAGCGGCGATCTACTACGTGTGGGTTTATTTTCAGCGCAATGTTGGTGGTGATGGAGAGGAAAGGTCGGCGCCGTGGTTGCTAGCGATGATACTGCTTAATCCTTGCTTGATCCTCGTTGATCATGGCCATTTTCAG TACAACTGCATCAGTCTTGGCTTTACACTTGGAGCTATTGCAGCTGTCCTGTCTCAAAATGATTTTGCTGCTTCTGCTCTCTTCAGTCTTGCAATCAATCACAAACAG ATGAGCTTATACTTTGCACCAGCATTTTTTAGCCATCTACTTGGGAAATGCCTCAGACGCAAAAATCCTATTTTTGAGGTCATGAAGCTTGGCCTCATGGTTATTGGAACCTTTGCTCTTGTTTGGTGGCCTTACTTATATTCTATTGAATCAGTGATGGAG GTTCTTAACCGATTAGCTCCTTTCGAGAGAGGAATATTTGAAGATTATGTCGCCAACTTTTGGTGTAGCACCTCGGTGGTTATAAAGTGGAAGAGGATCTTCACAATACATTCGATGAAATTCCTTAGTCTCATCACGACAATTTTGGCCTTCCTACCTTCATTTGTTCAGCAGTTGAAGACTCCGAGTGATCAGGGGTTCCTCTATAGTTTGCTAAATAATTCATTTTCATTCTATTTGTTCTCTTATCAAG TGCACGAGAAATCAATCCTACTACCTCTTTTACCTGCAAGCCTTTTAGCACTACAAGAACCTCTGCTTTTTGGGTGGTTAATGCACTGTGCTTTATTATCCATGTATCCTCTTCTTCGCCGTGATCGGTTATTGTTGCAACATGGAGCAGTTCTTTCTCTCTTCGGTCTTATCTTCTTCCCACCCCATGGAAACCATGTCACAAAGGCAGACAAATTATCCACCAAAGAGAAAGCACTTATCGCATTAGGATTGTCTTGTTCCATTGTATTACATTTGGTGTACTTGTGTTTCCAGCCTCCAAAAAAATATCCTTTCCTCTTTGAGGCCCTGATTATGTTTTTCTGCTTCTCTCAGTTTGTGGCCTTCACTATCTACACTAACTTTAAGCAGTGGATGCTATTGGACCACTCTTCTTGGGCAGTGAGAGTCAAAAAGGATCTTTGA